In Dama dama isolate Ldn47 chromosome X, ASM3311817v1, whole genome shotgun sequence, one genomic interval encodes:
- the LOC133052212 gene encoding protein FAM209-like — MAASLPSALKSYPGHRGSGGAGPSVTSPRAQPCLVLSLQVPGQTSAPGATSSQLTMRSVIWFIFWPMFVSFIFAYVFYALRDEAEELPGMVPSGRHFRIRQNQPEHAPGWFGSKSHWLLLFFMLLVILQFPGGSDESNVCTPCVHRGCSPGRKKIKASPHKDSMCGALTQVEKELVNLVSTVQNLKFNSATGEERQRPNIEVSADAQNNVTVYEVWNTGDSDGVDLHIEEEE, encoded by the exons ATGGCC GCCTCCTTACCCTCTGCCCTGAAGTCATACCCCGGCCACAGGGGTTCTGGTGGGGCGGGGCCCTCTGTGACGTCACCAagggcccagccctgcctggTCCTCAGTCTCCAGGTGCCAGGGCAGACCAGCGCACCAGGAGCCACTTCGTCTCAGCTCACGATGCGGTCTGTAATATGGTTCATTTTTTGGCCTATGTTTGTCTCGTTTATCTTTGCCTATGTGTTTTATGCTCTGAGAGATGAAGCCGAAGAACTTCCGGGGATGGTGCCCAGCGGAAGGCACTTCCGGATTCGGCAGAATCAACCAGAGCATGCCCCAGGCTGGTTTGGGAGCAAGTCACACTGGCTTTTACTCTTCTTCATGTTGTTGGTGATCCTGCAGTTTCCAGGAGGCAGTGACGAGAGTAACGTGTGCACTCCTTGTGTCCATCGGGGCTGTTCTCcaggaagaaagaagataaaGGCTTCCCCCCACAAAGACTCTATGTGCGGTGCCTTAACCCAGGTTGAGAAGGAACTTGTGAACCTTGTGTCCACGGTGCAGAATCTGAAATTCAATTCGGCAACTGGTGAGGAACGCCAACGTCCCAATATCGAGGTTTCTGCTGACGCACAGAATAACGTTACAGTATATGAGGTATGGAACACCGGAGACTCCGATGGAGTGGATTTGCACATCGAAGAAGAGGAGTAG